The genomic region TTGCCCGTTTGGATGCCGCGGTTTGATGGCTTTTGTTGATTGTGGTGTTAAAACAACACCGAAAACTGACAGCTGCTGAAAAACCCAAATTGACTCTAGTGGTGGCAGTTTGTGCTAGAAcctatgtttttgaaaaagatCTGCGATGGTCCTCCGGACCCATCGGATCCACTGTAACGGGTAGTTCATTCGTTGATAAATACAAAATAGGGGAGCCTACCGCAAACATCcgtgaattttattttacaagaaATTTTATTGAACATTTTCGTTGATGTGTGTTTAATAAGATTATGTTTAGGAACTACGGTTCTCACATCGATAACTCCTTAGCAGTTCCAGTTCCAGAACGGATCTGGTGTGTATGAACCGAAAATGTCAACACTACAGAAAGTcacaaagcaaagaaaagtgCACACTAGATGTGTGGTTTGAAGTGTTACCCAAAGTAATTTGTTATTATCCAGCTGTGTAGGTGGTTTCTTTTGGTTTACCATTTATTTCTTCGCGATCAGATCACCACGAACATGACGGAATACTGAAGAGAGGCTAAAGCTAAACGAGCAAAATGAATCTGCAATCCTTATTTCAGGATTTCAATCCCAGGTAGGCAAGCAATAACAAACTCACAACCGAACTACTGCTgaacaataaataacaaacagtGCTCACAATCTTCTAAAGCTCTGGAAGCTATTTTTATCTTAGTTTATACATATAGCAAACACCACTGTTGTTACAACAATTGTCGTTTCTTCTCTTCCCGTGCGTAGCAAATTTGTGGTTCATTGTTGTTTGTTCACATTCACGATATTATTCTGCCTGCGCTTGGATGGATACATTGGTGAGTAGCAATGTCGGCCAGTCGCCTCGAGTCGGGAACAAACTGATAGATTCTGGTCGTATTACAGATTGGCCGTATTGGGTCGTTTTTGTGCCACTATGGATATGGAAATCAATTGCCACACTCGGTGCTATCGTAGGGGCTATTATATGGTGTCGCTTCCCTCACTACAGGTAAGCAACGAACACCTTCCAAGCATTCGTCCTTGAGCACCGTTCGAACCAACaattggattttgtttttctggttTCTAgggtagaaggtgattcgtaTTCACACTTCAAGGCGATGCTGATATCGCTTTCACTGCACCTTATCCTGCTGATGTTTGAACTGCTTGCCTGCGACCGCCTCACCTCCGGTCGGCATCTTTGGGTGCTCGTGTTCATCCCGCTTATATTTGGCAGTGCGGCCAGCGTTGGAGCTTGCGTGTGGGCCGTTAAGCACGATCGATCGTTCGAGCTGGAGCTCTTTTGTGCCGTCAATGCGCtgcagtttgttttcctaCCGCTCAAGCTGGACGAACTAGTTTCGTGGAGCTGGGAAGTCGTTTTCGTGCCACTGTGGATTGTGTTGTGTCTGAGTTTGGTAGCCGTGCTGTATAGCATTATATTTAGTGTCATATTGCTGCGTACACCGGAGGTCTCGGCGCAGCAGAAGAAATCCGCATTCTACTCGGCCATTGGGAACTGCGCCACGGTTATTCCGGTGCTCGTTTTTCAGGTACTGCTAGCGGACAAATTGGATAAAGATCTCGACTGGCCGTTTATTGCCGTGGCTGGTCCACTGCTGGTCGCCTTATTCACCCTGATACTTTTAAGTTTCAACGCAAAAGGTGGAAACAAATGTGAGACACAAAATCGATCGGTGTCTCCGACGCTTCAACTAATCGTGCATCTCTTTCTTTTATCCCCAGGGTGGTTTGGCATACGTAAAAACTTTAGCCAATTCTTGCTGGGAGTTCTTCCATGCCTACAGGAGTATGGCAACATATCATATCACACAGAGAGCGGTCAAACGGTACCACTGGACAGCACCAACTTGCACCTAGAGGAGTTTGAAAAGTATGacaaaaagagcaaaaaagCACTTACTAAGAAAAGTGATCACTTAAAACCGGTTGTACCGATTGTAAGTATAGAGCTACCTGACTAAATCTTCCAACAAGAAATGTACGAAGGATAATGAAACGGTGTGAACAAAAGGGACACGTTACTCatgaacaaacattttcaaatcaaatccgAGAAGATCCGCAGAGCTACCATGTAAAAGGCTTGGTATTTTGTTGTGTCTAAAGGATTGCAATTTAGTTTGAAACTTTCCCCAATGTTTTTCCCTATCAAGCTAAGGAATCTGTGG from Anopheles coustani chromosome 3, idAnoCousDA_361_x.2, whole genome shotgun sequence harbors:
- the LOC131272176 gene encoding transmembrane protein 185B isoform X1; amino-acid sequence: MNLQSLFQDFNPSKFVVHCCLFTFTILFCLRLDGYIDWPYWVVFVPLWIWKSIATLGAIVGAIIWCRFPHYRVEGDSYSHFKAMLISLSLHLILLMFELLACDRLTSGRHLWVLVFIPLIFGSAASVGACVWAVKHDRSFELELFCAVNALQFVFLPLKLDELVSWSWEVVFVPLWIVLCLSLVAVLYSIIFSVILLRTPEVSAQQKKSAFYSAIGNCATVIPVLVFQVLLADKLDKDLDWPFIAVAGPLLVALFTLILLSFNAKGGNKWWFGIRKNFSQFLLGVLPCLQEYGNISYHTESGQTVPLDSTNLHLEEFEKYDKKSKKALTKKSDHLKPVVPIVSIELPD
- the LOC131272176 gene encoding transmembrane protein 185B isoform X2: MNLQSLFQDFNPSKFVVHCCLFTFTILFCLRLDGYIGAIIWCRFPHYRVEGDSYSHFKAMLISLSLHLILLMFELLACDRLTSGRHLWVLVFIPLIFGSAASVGACVWAVKHDRSFELELFCAVNALQFVFLPLKLDELVSWSWEVVFVPLWIVLCLSLVAVLYSIIFSVILLRTPEVSAQQKKSAFYSAIGNCATVIPVLVFQVLLADKLDKDLDWPFIAVAGPLLVALFTLILLSFNAKGGNKWWFGIRKNFSQFLLGVLPCLQEYGNISYHTESGQTVPLDSTNLHLEEFEKYDKKSKKALTKKSDHLKPVVPIVSIELPD